A DNA window from Mastomys coucha isolate ucsf_1 unplaced genomic scaffold, UCSF_Mcou_1 pScaffold21, whole genome shotgun sequence contains the following coding sequences:
- the Habp2 gene encoding hyaluronan-binding protein 2, with the protein MSVFRVLLLITLVGKPAVGLSLMSFIAPPDPDWTPDDYYYSYEHSSPDEDPSVTQTSPENPDWYYEDDDPCQSNPCEHGGDCIIRGDAFSCNCPAPFSGSRCQTAQNKCKDNPCVHGDCLITQKSPYYRCACKYPYTGPDCSKVLPACRPNPCQNGGVCSRHRRRSRFSCACPDQYKGRFCEIGPDDCYTGDGYSYRGKVSKTVSQNPCLYWNSHLLLQENYNMFMEDAETHGIADHNFCRNPDGDHKPWCYVKVNSEKVKWEYCDVTVCPVPDTPVESLLEPVIELPGFDSCGKTEMAERTVKRIYGGFKSTAGKHPWQVSLQTSLTLTTSMPQGHFCGGALIHPCWVLTAAHCTDINTKHLKVVLGDQDLKKTESHEQTFRVEKILKYSQYNERDEIPHNDIALLKLKPVGGHCALESKYVKTVCLPSDPFPSGTECHISGWGVTETGEGSRQLLDAKVKLIANPLCNSRQLYDHTIDDSMICAGNLQKPGPDTCQGDSGGPLTCEKDGTYYVYGIVSWGQECGKKPGVYTQVTKFLNWIKTTMHQEAGL; encoded by the exons CTCTCACTGATGTCCTTCATTGCACCCCCAGACCCAG ATTGGACCCCGGATGACTATTACTACAGCTACGAGCACTCAAGCCCAGACGAGGACCCCAGTGTCACGCAGACCTCCCCCGAGAACCCAGACTGGTACTACGAAGATGATG ATCCATGCCAGTCCAACCCCTGTGAACACGGCGGGGACTGTATCATCAGAGGAGATGCCTTCAGTTGCAACTGCCCAGCCCCCTTCTCGGGGAGCCGGTGTCAGACTG CACAAAACAAGTGCAAGGACAACCCATGTGTCCACGGCGATTGCCTCATTACCCAGAAGTCTCCCTACTACCGCTGTGCCTGCAAATACCCTTACACTGGACCAGACTGCTCCAAAG TGCTTCCAGCGTGCAGACCAAATCCCTGCCAGAATGGTGGTGTCTGTTCCCGACACAGACGGAGGTCCAGGTTTAGCTGTGCCTGTCCAGACCAGTATAAGGGGAGATTCTGCGAAATAG GTCCGGACGACTGTTACACTGGTGACGGCTATTCTTACAGAGGCAAAGTGAGTAAGACAGTGAGCCAGAACCCATGCCTTTactggaactcccacctcctCTTGCAGGAGAATTACAACATGTTTATGGAGGATGCAGAGACCCACGGGATCGCAGATCACAACTTCTGCAG aaaCCCAGATGGAGACCACAAACCTTGGTGTTACGTCAAAGTGAACAGTGAGAAGGTGAAATGGGAGTACTGTGATGTCACAGTCTGTCCAGTGCCTG ACACTCCAGTGGAAAGCCTTCTGGAGCCTGTGATAGAGCTGCCAGGGTTCGATTCCTGCGGGAAGACGGAGATGGCTGAACGCACAGTCAAACGTATCTACGGGGGCTTTAAGAGCACAGCAGGCAAGCACCCGTGGCAGGTGTCCCTGCAGACCTCACTGACGCTGACCACCTCCATGCCCCAAGGCCACTTCTGTGGGGGTGCCCTGATCCACCCCTGCTGGGTGCTCACTGCAGCCCACTGTACCGA CATAAACACCAAGCATCTAAAAGTTGTACTAGGAGACCAGGACCTGAAGAAGACAGAATCCCATGAACAGACCTTCAGGGTGGAAAAGATACTGAAGTACAGTCAGTATAATGAAAGAGATGAGATTCCCCACAATGACATTG CTTTGCTCAAGTTAAAGCCAGTGGGTGGTCACTGTGCTCTGGAATCCAAATATGTGAAGACCGTCTGTTTGCCCAGTGACCCCTTTCCCTCTGGAACTGAGTGCCACATCTCTGGTTGGGGTGTAACAGAAACAG GGGAAGGGTCCCGCCAGCTCCTGGATGCCAAAGTCAAGCTGATTGCTAACCCTTTGTGCAACTCGCGACAACTCTACGACCACACAATCGACGACAGTATGATTTGTGCAGGGAACCTTCAGAAGCCTGGACCGGACACCTGCCAG GGTGACTCGGGAGGCCCTCTAACCTGTGAGAAGGATGGAACTTACTATGTCTACGGGATTGTAAGCTGGGGCCAGGAATGTGGGAAGAAGCCAGGAGTCTACACTCAAGTTACCAAGTTCCTGAATTGGATAAAGACCACCATGCACCAGGAGGCTGGCCTCTGA